taaaatgatgacatcatcattaagttaatttaccattttcttttcataataatgatgtcataattatatattaatttaattaaaaaaataatacaaaatttttttataaaagaaaatattatctcttctaaattgtaattttatttttctaaaaaaaattaaaagtcatttattattattactaaaaatataaatataaatagtcaACTTTGAGCGaatttatgtttgtaaaatcaacgacaagtttcttaatcGATATCCGTGAttccacggggcaataaactaaaGGACTTTAACATTTATGTctgtaaaatcaacgacaagtttcttagtcggaatccttgTTCCATGGGGCAATAAACTAATTGACTTTAAcaattacattcacttaatacctaaaacatatcattaaactgtttcgtttaaataaacccgtgttttcacgggtcatttcactagtatatactAAAGCCATTTAATTTAATGATCCTTGAACCACggattttacaaacatattgatgtaaTTAACTTGGTTAGAAtagatgaactacatttattcttccAACAACCTAttacaattttcatcacaattactattttcattttcataatagCATACACTACAAcctttttattgagacatgtattacgcatatatgtaacgtaattaatcatctaaaaaaactcatacttaaataataataattataattataataatgataaaatttgcttaaaaattgagtattatattttgaataataattattagtaataacaaatgcctcttgaatttttttaaaaattaaaatgcaATTTTTGTATGAAGATAGTACAATATACTTTAAAgcttgtacatgtgttcatgtggTGTTTATTACaagattgtacatatggtcatgaagtgttttatcataatgttttacataatgattcaaatattgtacatataatcATTGGGGtgtcataaagttgtacataatgcttcaaacatTGTACATATTATCGTGGAGATATTTTATCATAagtttgtacataatgtttcatatactatataattttttttttttacaattaacatgttaatattcttATTAAATACAATGAATTATTTTGGTGACATCATCATGAGAggcttaaaatttttctttttactTTTAAAAATTTTCTAAACATGAATAATCCTTAATTATtttatgacatcattattatagAGATTTATTAAACACTATAGACTTTTACACAACTAATATGGCTTTGAAACAGTTCTCTTTATGACTTTTACTTAAAATAAGTTTCGGTTGCTAGCTCTTCTTAAGAAAGCTATCAAGCCTAAACCACCTATTAAAGCGGCTCCGGCTGCAAGTGAACTGTATGCGGTGGTCCATGCATCTCATTGAACGAAATCCAAACTTGTTATGTCTGTAGATAAGCCTATTCGACGTCCAGGTGTTCCAAAATAATGTAGATGTAATTTTAAACCCTGCATCTTATCATCATTCAGAAGATATCTTTAGTCCGATGATCCCCTTTCATTAGAGGTAATAAAATGGGCAGTAGATTTAGTAACACGAAAAACAGGTCAAAATCGATTTGGATGAAAAGGGCAACTTTATTATAGTTGGGTTGACCCAAAATACTTTTCGGTTGACCCAAAATACTTTTCGGTCAAAATTCTTTTTCCTAATCCTCACTTATTCGAATACAGCTTGGAAGACTTTTTGCACATTTCCTTTTTtgctatttatttttttttttttttgaaaagcaaaaatattattattattatatggaatATTACAATACAAGTCCCTATATGCTTTTATACAATGCTATAAACGAAACGGATCAGCTGAGAAAATATGGAATAATTATCTGGACTTATGATCGGGGGAGACGTAGACTAGATAACACTACGAGGGACGAACTTGCGTAAAAGAACAACAAGCGGGGAAGGAGGGGACAACCGTGCCGATCAAGCGACTACAAAGTTGACACACAACCAACCCATTTAATCTAACCCACATAGGCTATATAGAATAACGAAACCATCCCGATTTGAATTAAGTTATGTTAACCGACGCCTATGCGGTTTGAAGGAGGTGACACGTAAAATGGCGGGTTGAGTAGCCATTGATGCCAATCGATAGGTGTTTTCTTCCGTGAACGATTTGAGATCCAGCTAAAGCTTTGAGATTGGATCTCGGAGATTATCACAGCGGGGTTCCATATTTTTCCGGAAAAAATCTTTAAGTTCCTATGTTTCCAAATAATGTAGCACGCAATCCATTTAGCAGCTTGCCATATTGAAGAACCAATGGAATTATGTGATATGCCTTGATCCGAGATGATGGCATCATTGATGTTAGAGATACTTATGTTGTTTTGATTCCACCAATCGAGAAATTGTATCCATATTGAAGATACTTTTTGACAATTTAACAACGCGTGATCAATGGTTTCAATTTGGTGCTCACATAAGGGACATAAGATGGTGTGAAGGTCAATTCCTTTTTTATCGAGTTCGCTTCTAACCGGGATTTTTTGTTGAACGGCCCTCCATGAGAAAATGAATATCTTTTGTGGAACGAATTTGTTTTGAGGTAGTGAAAGGTTTCTAGAGTTTGTGCCGTATTTAAGCTTATTGATCAGATTTGACAGTGCTGCTGAAGTGTAGATGCCGGATGTGTCAAGGGAACATTTCCATGAGTCGGGGCGATCTGAAATAATAACAGATGTTATTAGGTTGTTGAGCTCCGTGAGATAATCCTTTGCACGACCACTAGGAGGGCGGGACCAATCCCAATTACCGATCGAGGTAGAGTTAACGTTGATTATTCTATCAGCAACAGTTGCTTCTTTGCGGGATTCCAACATGAATAGTCTATGAAATGTATCTTTTAAGCACTCAGATCCGATCCATATATCATGCCAGAAGCTTATTGATGTGCCATTTCCTATGCGCTTTGAAATCGAGGATGTGAAGGTTGTGCCTATATTGTCAGCAACTTTTCCagctttaataatctctttccaaatggtgcgacctgaaatgttcctgcatAAAAAGTTAGTATCCAACCCTCCCCCCGGCCCATAAATGCTTTTGATTATTTTTACCCATAATGCATTATCTTCGtttttaaaacgccaccaccatttacaaagtAATGATATGTTTTTAGCAAAGAGGGACCCCACGTTTAAACCCCCACAATCGTATGGCAAAATTATTTGGTCCCATTTGatccaattaattttattatcgtttGAAGATCCTCCCCAAAAGAATTTCCGTCTTTTAGATTCAAGTACCTTAAGGATAGCGGATGGTGCATGAAATAAGGAGAAGTAGTATAATGGGATACTACTAAGAATTGATTTGATGGTCGTAAGTCGACCTCCGAAAGAAATAGATTTAGCAGCCCAATCTGAAAGCCTTTTGTCGAATTTCTCAACGATCGGCTGCCACGAGGAGGCGTGAGATGTGGGTACACCAATAGGAAGTCCAAGATAGGAGAACGGGGTATGACCCGCAGAGCAGTTCATGTAGCAAGCCATTTGTTCGGTTTCGGTCGTAGATGTACCTATACCGTAAAGTTTGCTTTTACGGAAGTTAACTTTGAGGCCTGAAATATTTTCAAAACATTTTAGTAGTTTGGAGATATATTTGGCGTTTCTTTTATTCCATTCGCCGAAGAAGATTGTATCATCAGCATATTGGAGGTGTGTAATATTGAGATTGTCATGTCCGATCTTTAATCCTTGCAAATGACCATTGGCTAATGCTCTTTTGACAAGTATGTTAAGACCTTCAGCAACAATGATGAACAGGAATGGCGAAATGGGGTCACCTTGTCGAATTCCCCTTTCAGGGGAAAATTCTTTGGTGGGAGAGCCATTGATTAGTACAGAAATAGATGATGACCAAAGGCATGCCCGAATGAAACCAATCCATTTTGGACCAAAACCCATGAAGTGCATGGTTTTAAATAGAAAGTCCCACTCAATGCAGTCAAATGCCTTTTCGAAGTCAACTTTAAAGATTAAACCtttttgttttttacgttttaattcatCAATTATTTCGTTTGCAATTAGGACACTATCTAGGATATTTCGACCTTTGAGGAAAGCTGATTGTTCACTACCAATGATTTTATGAATGACCATGGCAAGGCGATTGGAGAGTATTTTGGTGAGAATTTTATAGTAGCTACCTATTAGACAGATTGGGCGATATTCATTTAATCCGATTGGGTTGGGTTTTTTCGGGACTAATGTGAAAAAAGATGCATTACATCCTTTAGAGATTTCTGAGTTTTCCCAGAACCAATCTAGAGATTTAATGAGGTCGGTTTTAATCAGTTCCCAATGTTTTTTAAAGAATCTCATGTTGAAACCGTCCGGCCCAGGAGCTTTAGAGCTATCGCAATTACATATGGCTTCCCATATTTCTTTTTCGTTAAATTTAGCTTCTAGGAGTTGATTGTCCAAGGAAGAAATGTATTCAAGATGTGAAACATGATCGAAAGGGCATTCGTCACGTAAGTGTTTGGATCGGAAGATGTTGTTAAAATaggaatatgcttcttgttttattAGATTAGGATCTTCAGTCCATGTACCATTAATTGAAAGCCCGTGGATGTTGTTTTTACTTGTTCTTCTTTTGATATAGTTATGAAAGTATTTCGAATTTTCATCACCCTCAAGCGCCCATTTGATTCtagatttttgtttaagcatgtttgttttctttttttctttgacGATGTGATGCATTTTTTCATCGATCCATTTTTGTTTTTCAGTTTCGGATAAAGGTCTAGTTTCGGCGGTTTGTTCCCAATTATTACATTCAGTAAGATGATCACGTATTTGGGAGTCTAAGTTATCAAGTTGATTACTATGTTTTTTAAGTTCTAATTTAACGTTTTTTAGTTTGTTACGGAAAATGCAGTCAGGCCTATTCCCACTAATTGGGATCAACCAAGCCTTTTCTATGATGGTGTCGGCATCTTTTAAATCTAGCCATGTGTCAAAGACACGTATTGGCTTAGGGCCAGAATCGAGGAGGTTATTTCTTAGGATAATGGGACAGTGGTCAGAAAGGTCCCGATCAAGAGTTTTGGAGGATGTGTTGGGCCAGATAGTGAAGATGCCATCGGAAATGAGGAATCGGTCAAGTTTACTAAACTTCATTGTTTTTTCACAAATCCTTGTGAACCTTTTACCGCCTAAAGGAAGATCAATTAATCCAGAGTTATTTATAAAGTTATTAAAATTATCTGCCCAATTTTGATTATACTCTGTGTTCATGCGTTCTGTTTTGTTTCTTACTTCGTTGAAGTCACCAAAAACAATGTGTGGGATATTAAGGGAGTTAGTAAGGGATGAGAGTTCGCTCCAAAGTCTAAGTTTTTTTGAATGGGAATGGGGGCCATAAACATTAATGAAGGCAATTTCAGAGTCATGACCCGCCCACGTGCCACAAATTGCAAGAAAGAATTCACCCTCAATAGCATAGTTGAACGAAAAGATATTAGTATCCCAAATAGTTAGGATACCTCCGGAAGCACCATCCGAATCCTTTTGGACGAATTTAAAATCAGAATTACCCCAGAAAGATTCAATGGTGTTGTCACGTGTTTGGCCGCATTTGGTTTCCTGGAGGCCTAGAATTGATGGTTTTTCTTTATAGCAAATACGTTTAAGCCAGCTTATTTTACCCGTTTGTCCAATACCCCGAATATTAAGAGAAATCGTACACATGAGAAAAAACTTACAGAATCGATGTGACGGAGGTGGATTCATGGGTTGTTGCGACGAATCCCGATGCTTTTCCCGAATTCGAACGTATCCAAGCTTTTGCTAGAGGTAGAACCTGTCTTTTTAGTCTTTTTTTTATGTACCATGTCCATATGAGATCCCTTCGAGAAGTAGGATGTGCTACCACCACCGTTAGACGAGGACTTACAACGTTTAGCCAGTTGAGAGATTCTAAGCTTTTGGCCACTTCTAGCTAGATGTTTGATGTAAAGCATATTGGATCTAGGTCTTTTAAAATCTGGGTTTTGAGAGGTGTTTTTTGACTTAATGATAGGTTTGGCGATGGTGCTAGAAATTTTTCTCTTTTTAGAAATTTCTTTACCCGTATAGAGTAAAGGTTCGAGGTTGAAAGGATCGGAATTTGTTTGTTGTGTAGCGTTAGGGGCAGGCATAAAATTTAATGGAGAGTTGGATTGAGGGTTTAAAGGGGTAGTACAGGGGGTGTCGTTTGTGGTATGGTGAGGGAGGGTTTCGGGAACAGAATCTGCATGTTCTTGTGTCATTATTGGTGAGCATAAATCATTTGTTAGAATGTGTTGAGGTGAGCTGTCCATATTAGATTTACCCGAGATGTGGCTAGGTGTAACAGGGGTATCATTTACATGATTCGATGGGCCGTTAATAACAGTGTTGGGCTGCGGGATTGCAAGGGTATCCTCTCTTGGTGGGTTTGGGGGGGTATTGGTGGTAATGGGCTGCGTGATTACAGTGGACTCCAAAGGGATGGTTTTTGGTTTTGGTTGATATGAGGTGGTATTATATGGCCTTGCTGTATTAAAATCAGGAATAGGAGGTGGTTCAATTGGATCAGTTTCATTCGATGGGCTAGTTTCTTTTGTAGAGCTAGTATTATTTAAAACAGTTTCGGGATTGGAAGGATTATGGGTGTGAGGGTTTGTGGTGTCAAAGTGGTTGATGGGTTTCGATATGCTAGGAGATTGGAGAGATTGGTTATCGGCATTATTATTAAAGGGACGAGTATCCATTCGTTTAGAGGAATTAGAGGAGGTTTGGTGAGGAGGCGTGGGATCGTGGTTGTTGTTACGGGTGGTCTTTTCAGCGTTTCCTTCAACTCGATTTTCACAATCCAAGTGGGACTCTTCGTCAGAAATGTGATCGTCCGAAAGAATTTCATCATCCCAATTCGATGAATTATCGATATCACCATAAGTGTTAAACATAGAAAAGTTTTGAACTTCAATGATGTAAGCCTTAGATTGATTGACGTCACCGGGGTTGATAATAACTTGGCCGTTTATCGGTGAGAAATTGTTTGTTTTGATAATTACCGAGCCATGCGATAAATCTTGGTTGTTCTTATTGGTTATAGAGCAATTAAACGTTTCAATTACCTCGCCCCAATTTTTTGCTATGTCAATGAATGTGGATTCTAACCAACAAGTAATAGGTACCCCGAATATGTTAACATAAACAAGTCTACCAGAGGTTTTGTAAATTTCGGGATCCCATGGGTTTATATCTTCAAGCCATTTCCATAATGGGTGTTCCGAATTGTTAATCAAGTCTAGGGCCGGGTTGGGTTCCTCAAATATAAGCATTAGATCATGCCCGCCCAGGTATTTGATAGTAAACCCACCAAGGTTTTCACTTTCACATATTTCATTAAAATATTCAAGGAATTCAAGATCTTTAACTTTGGCAATAACCGCTTGACCAAGTATTTGGATAAGATCATCATTAGAATTTACCTTAATCGAGGGGATGCCGTAGTTTGTAGCCTGCTTGTTTAGGACCACTTCTTTGAAATTCCTTTCGTCTACAGGTGAGTTAAATGCAACCTTAACATTGTTCCTAGAACCCGATTTTGCATTGTTAGGCTGTGGAGCTTGTTTCTTTCCTTCGGGATCACGGGCCTTGTATACTTTGAGTAAATTGTCACCCGCAACAATGAGACTTAGTCTCCTCGCAAGAGAATCTTTGTGGTAATCTGGAACGTCTAAGAATCTAACAAAACCAAACTTCCTTCCGTTTTTTAAGGTCTTCCTGGGGATGTAAactgtaagacccgtgtattttatTGTGAACATGTAATTATAAGTGATTCGGATGGTGGGGTTTCGTTACATAATTTAAAACGAGGAAAGAAGCTGATCTGGGCGGGTACGCGCCGCGCGACCCACTCGCGCGCCGCGCGAAATCGAGCTGACAGCTCACctcttttttatttaatttatggcatgggcattttggtaaaatcacatggaatccgaactaaaggccataagatcagtttgtggagtgttatagcttcattaccaccaaccttatctccttccacctaaactttagagagagagagatacttagtgagagaaagcttgaatcaaggaagaaggaggcgatttcgggtcgaattgcgagttctaaagttgttcatctagtcactagctacgtggtgattgtggcggtaagttctaaacctaattccttgttgtaaattgtttaagggttagggtttggagtaaaggatgaacatcaaacccatttattagtgattttggggtgttcttgggtaaattgtgtcatgaagactaaatggtaactaacctagggtttcatagtactaattgatgtttatgaaccctaataggttagttaattactagcacacatttatataagtaaatgggtgtattgtctttaaattggtcaaatgggtcaaaatggacctaggatAGTAATGCTTGTGATTAATGCACAAACCTAGCGTTAAAAGTTGTTTTAGGACCTAACTTGGTTaatgttagggtttttggcgaaagatgacccgattttagggttaagtgttaaaatgggtcaagatgagtaatgttgacctagttgggttaaattggtgaaagatgacccaaagggtgttaacctagagttcattcatgtgtttgaggttttgtaagtgttgaattgagttgctagtcattagcactcttatGAATGATGAAAgacttgaaaatgggtcaaatgagtcaaggttgaccgAAAGGGATGAaacgggtatgaaataccctaagtttattctagttgaagttagtagactataattcgctagttttagtgattaaagttgagtcttggccatttatgggcggtttcggtatagtcgagctatttaatgcatattgggtcattaaatgctcaagtgtaagtattgtggttaattccactagttgcgtaattgaatgtgtacttatgtattaggtacgattgctttgaagatcggaagtgcataatcatcatcttggcgctaaggtgagtggaataattatgcgtgtacgtatataatgtatttatttgtgtgtacgaatgtggaattgtcgcggtgtttaagacaccacattctaggtaacgagtagtattgtcgcggtgtttaagacactactcatagtatgtttgacgagtagtattgtcgcggtgtttaagacactactcatagtatgtttgacgagtggtattgtcgcggtgtttaagacactactcattgtttaattgacatgtggtattgtcgcggtgtttaagacaccacattgtcatgggagtggaattgtcgcggtgtttaagacaccactcattgtattgaatgaagtgtggattcgtcgcggtgtttaagacgccacattgtcgtaagggtgagttagtcgcggtgttcaagacatcacccgggggattagtgattacgcggtgtgtaagtaacactagtggatgttatgaactccaacggtcttgtaagtaccgtttcccttgttcgaattggttaaccaaggttgcgtgaattatgtattgaatgtatttaattatgaatcgtatgctattgtattattagctactcgtggatttgcggttatggtatatgcataatattgttgtatgattgtcgaaatgttaaaccgagtatgatgttgtgtaagtgatgcaagtaggtagattatatatgtatatgtataattattttgctcactaagctttgcttaccctctcgttgtttacctttttataggttcgtgtgtggataagggtaagggcattaccttggattgagtttcccgctttgatgattaggaagcgcttttggtttatggcttggagtttgaccgaggcttgggtagtttaaccccaaacaccatgctcattgtgtcgtttggcaattaaactttttgtggtcgaaactcttattTGTATTTTACACTTAGTGgtattttgggcacgtgtgggccccactttgtaaaactcgctcaaaccttagttatgtgctagttttacatatattaatgtacggttaaaagcgttttggctaaatgtgtcgggaagtcgctcatctttttcgcattaaaggcaaccggcaacagccagcttttgcgcggcgcgcaagctggggcgcgcggcgcgcaaacagtcttccagcaaaattttttttttttttgctaaaatttaacgaggtttagtcggtggttggtttgggttgtcacaagtggtatcagagcatggtctaagggatttaggtgacttgagataggcgcctagacttagacttttgtgtgtgcattgtgcgggacgtgtaggactttgggtcggaccgggacttGGTTAGCACATAGAattatatgaactaatcatgcgttatttgtttgtgttgtgtagcgatcatcaagcgaaatggacgttgtactagcgagttaacgcgacgtgctcgcgtagtaatgattagctacccttactacgggtgcaaatcgtgtcaaacaagcgatgtacgacgattgttaagcaagatggggtagtgtggcatatgtatatatatatatatatatatatatatatatatatatacatacgtgttatatcttttcgtttcattggttaatctattttgtttcttaagaatgaagatggaagatgaatacggaacggaagggTCTACTAATGAAAAGAAGAACGAAttagcggtaatggttgaagccgagattgaacaatgtgtctcgggtgtcgccaacggagttggccaagtagtcaaagagtcaatcgaaggacgggtaatcgaaatggtccgagaccaagtgacgaaggtcgtaagggaagagtttgagaagaggtttcctaaacctcgagGTAGGGGTGACGAAGATGTACATGCAAGGCTAGAGCCACATGGTACTTCGGGTAAAAGGAAAAGAGGTACGCCTGAAGGCGTAGAGTATGTGAAAAAGAAGAACAAGGGAAGTTACacatctagatgtttcaa
This genomic window from Rutidosis leptorrhynchoides isolate AG116_Rl617_1_P2 chromosome 2, CSIRO_AGI_Rlap_v1, whole genome shotgun sequence contains:
- the LOC139890396 gene encoding uncharacterized protein yields the protein MFTIKYTGLTVYIPRKTLKNGRKFGFVRFLDVPDYHKDSLARRLSLIVAGDNLLKVYKARDPEGKKQAPQPNNAKSGSRNNVKVAFNSPVDERNFKEVVLNKQATNYGIPSIKVNSNDDLIQILGQAVIAKVKDLEFLEYFNEICESENLGGFTIKYLGGHDLMLIFEEPNPALDLINNSEHPLWKWLEDINPWDPEIYKTSGRLVYVNIFGVPITCWLESTFIDIAKNWGEVIETFNCSITNKNNQDLSHGSVIIKTNNFSPINGQVIINPGDVNQSKAYIIEVQNFSMFNTYGDIDNSSNWDDEILSDDHISDEESHLDCENRVEGNAEKTTRNNNHDPTPPHQTSSNSSKRMDTRPFNNNADNQSLQSPSISKPINHFDTTNPHTHNPSNPETVLNNTSSTKETSPSNETDPIEPPPIPDFNTARPYNTTSYQPKPKTIPLESTVITQPITTNTPPNPPREDTLAIPQPNTVINGPSNHVNDTPVTPSHISGKSNMDSSPQHILTNDLCSPIMTQEHADSVPETLPHHTTNDTPCTTPLNPQSNSPLNFMPAPNATQQTNSDPFNLEPLLYTGKEISKKRKISSTIAKPIIKSKNTSQNPDFKRPRSNMLYIKHLARSGQKLRISQLAKRCKSSSNGGGSTSYFSKGSHMDMVHKKKTKKTGSTSSKSLDTFEFGKSIGIRRNNP